The segment GCGGTAGCCGCCCTCGGTGCCGACGAAGTGCACGAAACGGCCGGTGGCACCCACGGTCTCGGGCCGGCTGATCCTGTTCGGGTAGGTCAGCGTGAAGGTCCGCGTGGTGCCGCCGGGCGTCGCCACGGTGGCCTCGACGACGCAGCTGTAGCAGGGCTCCGACCCCCCGCCGACGGGGGGACCGTCCGCTTGGCCGACACCGACCAGGCGGCCGTCACCGGTGGGCGTCAGCGCGCCACAGAGCGGATCTTCCGCTTCGCAGCTCCAGGTCGGGGTGGTCTTGCGCGGGGCCGTGAGGGACAGGTCGTATCCCTGGTGGCTCCACGACTTGTCCGTGTGCTCGACCCCGAGACGGCCGTTCGCCATGGAGAGGCGGGACCGCTCGACGGGGGTGGGCGGGGTCGCCAGGACCTGCGTGGTGACCGGGAGGCGCGCGGCGTCGAGGGAGACGCGGCGTACGCCCCAGTGGGCGGAGTCCGTGCCGCCGACCACGTACACGTCGGCGTCCGAGCCGGTCAGGATCCCGGAGCCGGGGGCGGCGAGGATGCCCAGGTCGCGCCGGGCGCCGGTGATCGACGTGGCCTTGAGCGGGCGCGGGCCGTACGTGTCGGTATCGGTGTAGTTGCCGACGATCCAGTCGCCGAGGACGGCGAGCGACGCGTAGGTGCCGGCGGCTCCGGTCACCAGCTTCACGGTCCGGCCCTGGTCGCCGGTGTCCTTGCGGGAGACGACGAAGGCCTCGGAGGTTTCGTACTCGTGGTACTGGACGATCCAGTCGGCGCTGAGGGACGCCAGAAGGTTGCCGGGGGCGCTCGGCTTGCCGGGCACGCCGACGAATCCGCCCGTGCCGAAGTCGACGAGGCCGAGCGCCTTGCCGATGCCGTCCCCGTACCGGACGAGTGCGCCGACGCCGTCGAAGGCGATGACCTCGGGCCGTTCATTGCTCCGTCCCGGGAGGTCCACCTCCAGGTCGGCGAGCGCACCGGGGCCGACGCCCAGGAGGTGGAGGGAGGTGGAGCCATCGGCGCCGGGGGCGTAGCTCAGGAGCCGGTCCGGGCCGAAGGCGGGCAGCAGCCTGTGGCCTTCGGGGATGTACCGGGACCGGGTGACGCCGGTCGCGAAGTCGTGCAGGGTGGTCGCGCTGCCGGCGGATCCGAGGCAGACGACCTTGTCACCGTGGAAGACGGCGTCGGAGCCTTGATAGCCGCAGGCGCCGAACTCGGCGACCCGCCCGTCCTGGAAGCTCTGCCAGCGCAGCGTCTGCTCGGTGTCGTCGCCCCATGTCTGGAGGCCGGTCCCGGCGGCGTACAGGCTCTGGTGCGGCGGTGCGACGGTGGGCCTCGCGGCGATCGTCACGTCGTACGGCGCATCGGACCCGGTGGCGGCGACGGCGGCGGGTGCGGTGGCTGCGGCCGTCAGGCCGGTGAAGCCCAGGGTCGCGCTCAGTGCGAGCGCGACGGCTCTTCGGACGGACAAGTACGTGTGTCCCCTCGTGCGGGTGTGAAGCATGCAGACGGAAGCGACACAGGGGGGCGGCCCGACAGGCCCGACAGGCCCGACAGGCAAGCGTGCAAGGCAGGCAAGGCAGGCACGACAGGGCGAAGTGGACCGCGCGGGCCGGGGCCGGCGGGACCCCCCCTGTCGGCAGCCGGATCGTACATTCACGCGAATCAAACGCGCCAGAAACCCACCTGCGCGCGGGCCGGAAAGCCCTCTTCCCGGCCCTGGAGGCCACCTTCCGGGAGCCCGCGCCCGGGGCGCCACCCCTCGGGGCTCCACCCCCGGCCGCAGCCCGCCCAGCACCTGCAGAACACCCCCGCACATCACCCCTGACCTGGGCTTTCACCCCTCCGCCCCCTACCCTGAGGGGAGACTCGGAGGGGGATCCAGATGGACCTGAACAACCGTGACATCCGTACGATCGAGGACGTACTCACCCTGCTCGACGGGCTGTTCGCACCCGAGGCCGACCGGTGGTCCGACGGTGGGGCCGACTGGTGGGACGGGTTCTACGCCGACCGGGACAAACCGGTGCCTTTCTTCGTCGCCAAGCCGGACGAGAACCTCGTGTCGTACGGCGAGCGAGGGCTGCTTCCGGCCGGCGGCGGCCGGGCCCTCGACCTCGGGTGCGGGCCCGGGCGGAACAGCCTGCACCTCGCCTCGCTCGGCTACCGGGTGGACGCCGTCGACCTCTCCCCCACCGCCATCCGGTGGGCGGAGGAACGCGCCCGGGACGCCGGAACCACCGGGATCCGGTTCGTCCGCGGCGACGCCTTCGCACCCGGCACCGGCCTCGACGGACCGTACGACCTCGTCTACGACTCCGGCTGCTTCCACCACCTGCCGCCGCACCGCCGCGTCGGCTACCTCGCGTTCCTGGACCGCGTCCTCGCGCCCGGCGGGCACTTCGCGCTCACCGCGTTCGCCGCCGGGGAGGGCGGCATGGGCTCCGAACTACCGGACGCCGACTTCTACCGGCAGGGCCGGCTCGACGGTGGACTCGCCTATACGGACACGTCGTTGCGCACCCTTTTCGCCGAGCCGACAGAGCCCGGCCCAGCAGAGCCCCGCCCGACAGAGCCGGACCCGACAGAGCCCGGCCCGACCACCCCGGACCTGACACGGTCCGGACTGACCGAGGTCGAGATCCGTCGCATGCGCGACGAGCCCGCCGACTCCCCGTTCTTCGGCGAATCCTTCCTCTGGACCGCCCTCTTCCGACGCCCGTAATCCGGTGGGGGCGGGCACCCGGCGCCCCTACCCTGAACTCCATGGGCCACGCGAGGACTTCATACGTCTGTTTGCCGTGCCGCGCCTCGTACAAGCAGTCGTACCCGGAGCCGTACGACAGGGCGCGCGAGCGGCGGTGTCCGCGCTGTGCGCGCGCCCTCATCCACGTGGGGTCCGCCTTCGCGCCGCCCCGGCGCCGGGACGTCTCGGCCTGGCGGGCGCTGTCCGTCGTCCTCCGTGCCGGCATCCGGTTCCACAAGAACTGCTGCTTCGGCGGGCCCGGTTACCGCCCCCGCACCCTCTCCGAGGTCAAGGCCGGCCTGGTGCGCGCCCAGCGCACCGGAGAGCCGATCGCGAAGGCCCTCCTCGGCGTGGATGAGAGGGGTGGCGGGCACTGATCCGCCCGGCCGGCCCTCACATCGACGTCAGGTGCTCCGCGAGGCGGTCGTACTGCTCCCGCACCCCCGCCTCCATGCCCGCCGCGAGCGCCTGGTCCCTGATCTCGTTCGACGGCCAGAAGGACGTGCTGGTCAGGGCCGTACCGCCGTCCGGGGTGGCGTCGAAGGTGAGGGTGACACGGACCGCTGCGGTGTCCGGCATCTGCTCGAAGACCTCTGTGTAGTCGAGCCGTTCGACCGGGACGACGTCCTCGTACGTGCCGGAGAAGACGATCTGCTGACCGTCGGGGGCGGTCTGCCCCCAGCGCCAGGCGCCGCCCACCCGCAGGTCGATGTCGAGGACCGTCGTGGTCAGCGCGGACACCCCGTACCACTCCCGCACGTGCGCGGGGACCGTCCACGCCTCCCAGACGCGGGCCGGCGGGGCGTCGAAGGTGCGGGTGATGACCAGCTCGCGGTCGGCCGGCGTCGTCAGGAGGGTGACCATGGTCCGTTCCCTTCACGCAGGGGCACTTCCAGGATCCCCCCGACGCCCCGGCCGAGCACTTTCGTAAACCGACCGAGCACTTTCTAAACCAAGTGAACATGTTCAACAGGTGAGCGCTAAAGTTCTGCCACGCGGCCGCCTCGACCATGGCGCAGCCGCCGTCTTCAGACCTGTGGGGGGTCCCCTTTGCCGCGCTCTACGCGCAGGCTTCCGCACGCCCTCGTGCGTGCCGCAGCCGTATTCGCACTCTCGGCGGGCGTCATCGTGCCCGCCGTCGTCCACGCCCCGGCCGCACACGCGGACTGGACCGCCGTCCAGGGCACCACCGAGGACGACGGGCGCTACACCGTCACCCTGCCCAGCACCGCGCTCTGGGTGAAGGTCAGCGTCCTGGCCTCGACCGCCGCCGACGCCGCGGTCCTCGCCTCCACGGAGGAGGTGGAACCCAAGGGCAGCTGGCTGACGACCAAGGCACCGCTCACCCTGCCCGAGGGCACCGCACTCGGCAGCTACCCGATCAGGGTGGACTACCGCCTGCCCGGCGAGACCACCAAGCAGTGGACCGCCGGCACCTACGACCATCTGCCGCACATCGGCGTCGGGAACCTGTCCTACGACCGTTCCTCGACGGACTGGGACCACCGCAAGGCGGTGCTCACCGGCACCACCACCCTGTGGAACCCGGCGACCGGCGAGCGCACCACCGCCCCCGAGGGCACCAAGGTGCAGGTCAGTCTGCCCATCGAGAACATCACGACGCGCACCGTCACCGCGTTCGCCACCGTGGGCGCCGACGGGACGTTCTCGCTCCCCGTCACGCCCAACGGCACCGTCACCGGCGGCACGGCCAAGATCGTGGGGACGACACCGGGTCTCGACCCCGACGACGCCGCCTCCCTGCCGTGGCTGCCCGCCGACGCGACCCTCAAGTACCGGATCACCACGAACATCAGCAAGTACCGCGTCCTCGCCGGGACCGACGTGCGCGTGAGCGGACGGGTGGAGCGGCTCACCCCGGCCGGCTGGAAGCCGTTCGCGGGCGTTCCCGTCGTCGCCACCAGCCGCGAGCCCCAGTACGAGAACACCGCGTCGAACGTGATCGGCGGCAACAACACGGCGGCGAACGGCACCTTCTCCTTCAACGCCCGCCCGACCTACGCCACCGCGGACATCTTCACCTCGCTGCGGCCCTCGCCGTACTTCGCGGGCACGCCCCGCCCGTACGACAAGAGCGACATCGTCGTCCCGCAGCAGTTCTCGTACGGCGCCTACAAGATGTCCCTGGACGCGTACGGCAAGGTCACCGCGACCGGCAGGCTCGGCAGCGGCAACACGTACTGCGAAAGGACGCAGCCGGTCGCCCTCCAGGTCTCCCGCGACGGCGGGCGCACCTGGGGCACCCTGCGCTCCGGCACCACCGACAACTACTGCGCGTACACCCTCTCCGCCTGGGGCTACACCACCGCCCTCTACCGGGTCCACCACACGGAGACGGACCGGTTCGTGGCCAAGACCGGGTCGGCCGTCCGCCTCGCCCGCTCCGAGACCCGCTTCTCCGCCTTCACCATCAGCCCCACCCGGCCCACGGTGAACGGCAAGATGACGGTCTCCGGAACGGTCCAGCGCAAGGTCAACGGGGTCTGGAAGCCGCTCCCCGGCGTGAAGCTGACGCTCCTGTTCAAGCCCAAGGGCGAGAACACCTGGTACTGGGTGACCAAGAGCATCTCCACCAACAGCAGCGGCAAGTTCAGCTACCGGGCCACCGCCTACGAAGACGGCTCCTGGGCCACGGTCCTGCAGCCGCCGGCCGGCTACTTCTACAGCGAGACGAAGGCGAAGTACATCGATGCGCGCTGACCTCCGCCGACGCCTCTCCCTCGCGGCGGTGCTCACCGTCGCGGCGCTGACCGTCACCACCCTGCCCGCCGCCGCCCTGACCGGCACCGCCCCGATCGGCAGCGCCGAGGCGGCTGCGGCCGCCCCGGGCCCGATCGGCATCGGCCCGGCCCTCACCGATGACGCCCAGCGCGGCACGTTCAAGGTGGCGGCCTGGACCGACGCCCCGCGGGCCACCGTCGCCAAGGTGTCGGCCCGGATCCGGCAGGGCGACACCGTCCTCGCCGAGATCCCGGCCCTGGCACCCGGCAACCCCTGGGACCCGCTGACCGCGGGCCGGTTCGTGCTGCCCGCCGAGGCCGCACTGCGGCTGACCGAGGACGGCGGCACCATCCCGGCCCTCGGCACGTACGCCATCGACGTCACGGCCACCGACTCGCTGGGCAACAAGCTCACCCGCACCGACGCCGGCACGCTGGACTTCCGGCTGCGCCCGCAGTTCGACACCTTCGGCATCGGCACCCCCGCCTGGGACGACCGGAACGCGCGCCCGAAGGGCACGCTGCTCGGCATCCAGCCCGGCTCCGGGGACGCGGTGCCGCTGTCCGGCCGCACGATCACCGTCGCACCCACGTACACGACGCCGGGCTCCGCCACGACCGTGGTCACCGACGCCACCGGCGCGTTCCTCGGCAGCCCGATGCCCGTGAACGACGCCTACGCCACCTTCGAGGCCACGTTCTCCGAGGACAGCACCGAGGTGCACGGCTCGGTCGCCGAGACGCGCCGGGTGTACGAGGTGACGGGGCGCGCGGTGAAGATCACCGCCACCGCCGACAAGAAGCGGGCGCTCAGCGGCGAGGCCGTGACCATCAGCGGCCGGGTCACCGACACGGCCGCCGGGCAGGCCCCGCTCGCGGGCCAGACCCTCCAGGTCTCCCTCGGGGAGTACACGAGCAACACCCCGTACGGCACGACCGTCCTCACCGACGCGAACGGGCGCTTCTCCGTACGACTGATCGCCGCCTCCGGGCTCTCGACCTACGACGAGTACTGGCAGGTCCGGACCGCCGACCCGTTCCTGAAGTACACCGCGGTCAACGGCCGGATCGCCGTGCCGTGGGAGTCCCGGATCGACCTGCTCTCCCGCAGCCTGGCCGCCGACGGCCGGGTCTCGGTGGCCGGCATCTTCCGGGCCCGGTACACGCTGGGCACCCGCTCCACCGGAGGGGCCCAGTACGTCCAGCTGGAGCAGTCGGCGGACGGGAAGACCGGCTGGCGGAAGCTCGCCGGTGCGCAGACGAGCGACGGCTACTGGACGTCGTTCTCCGTCGCCGGGAAGAGCACCGGCGGCTACTACCGCGTCCGTCACCTGACCAGCGACGCGTACGCCGAGTCGAGCAGCAACGTCTTCCGCCTCGTGCGCACCTCCACCCGGATCGTCGGCATGAACGCCGGCCCCGAGCCGGTCCGCAAGGGCGCCTATGTGACCGCGACGGGCACGCTCCAGCACTACACGAGCGGGGCGTGGCGGACGTTCGGCAGCGGGTCCGTGGCCCTGCAGTTCCAGGCGAAGGGTTCGACGGCCTGGCGTCAGGTCGCCACCGGCCGCCCGGCCGCCGACGGAAAGATCTCGCTCAAGGCGAAGGCGACCGTCGACGGTACGTGGCGCCTCCGGTACTACGGGGACGCCACGCACTTCACGTCGCCGTTCTCGTGGGCCGACTACGTCGACGTGCGCTGATCGACTCTCGTGAAACGCCCGAGGGCGGCACCCCCTGGTGGGGGTGCCGCCCTCGTTCGCGTTCAGCGATGAACAACCGATCCCGGAGGATCAGAAGTCCATGTCACCGCCCGGCATGCCGCCGCCGGCCGGCGCGGACGCCTTCTCCGGCTTGTCGGCGATGACGGCCTCGGTGGTGAGGAACAGCGCGGCGATCGACGCGGCGTTCTGCAGCGCGGAGCGCGTGACCTTCGCCGGGTCGATGATGCCCTCGGCGATGAGGTCGACGTACTCGTTGGTCGCGGCGTTCAGGCCGTGGCCGACGGGCAGGTTGCGGACCTTCTCCGCCACGACGCCGCCCTCGAGGCCGGCGTTGACCGCGATCTGCTTCAGCGGGGCCTCAAGGGCCAGCTTCACGATGTTCGCGCCCGTGGCCTCGTCGCCCGAGAGGTCGGCCTCGAGCTTCTCGAAGACCGAGGAAGCCTGGAGCAGGGCCACGCCACCGCCGGCGACGATGCCCTCCTCGACGGCCGCCTTCGCGTTGCGAACGGCGTCCTCGATGCGGTGCTTGCGCTCCTTGAGCTCGACCTCGGTGGCGGCACCGGCCTTGATGACCGCAACACCGCCGGCGAGCTTCGCCAGGCGCTCCTGCAGCTTCTCGCGGTCGTAGTCGCTGTCCGAGTTCTCGATCTCGGCGCGGATCTGGTTCACGCGACCGGCGACCTGCTCGCTGTCACCGGCACCGTCGACGATGGTGGTCTCGTCCTTGGTGATGACGACCTTGCGGGCGCGGCCCAGCAGGTCGAGGCCCGCGTTCTCCAGCTTCAGGCCGACCTCCTCGGAGATGACCGTGCCGCCGGTGAGGATGGCGATGTCGTTCAGCATGGCCTTACGACGGTCGCCGAAGCCCGGGGCCTTGACCGCGACGGACTTGAAGGTGCCGCGGATCTTGTTGACGACCAGGGTCGACAGGGCCTCGCCCTCGACGTCCTCGGCGATGATCAGCAGGGGCTTGCCCGACTGCATGACCTTCTCCAGGAGCGGGAGCAGGTCCTTCACCGAGGAGATCTTGGAGTTGACGATGAGGAGGTACGGGTCGTCGAGCGACGACTCCATGCGCTCCATGTCGGTGGCGAAGTACGCCGAGATGTAGCCCTTGTCGAAGCGCATGCCCTCGGTGAGCTCCAGCTCCAGACCGAAGGTCTGGGACTCCTCGACGGTGATGACGCCTTCCTTGCCGACCTTGTCCATCGCCTCGGCGATGAGCTCGCCGATCTGGGTGTCGGCGGCGGAGATGGAGGCCGTGGAAGCGATCTGCTCCTTGGTCTCGACATCCTTCGCCTGCTCGAGCAGGGCGCCGGAGACGGCCTCGACGGCCTTCTCGATACCGCGCTTGAGGGCCATCGGGTTGGCACCGGCCGCCACGTTGCGCAGGCCCTCGCGGACGAGCGCCTGGGCGAGAACGGTGGCCGTGGTCGTACCGTCGCCGGCGACGTCGTCCGTCTTCTTGGCGACTTCCTTGACCAGCTCGGCGCCGATCTTCTCGTACGGGTCCTCGAGCTCGATCTCCTTGGCGATGGAAACACCATCGTTGGTGATCGTGGGGGCGCCCCACTTCTTCTCGAGGACGACGTTGCGACCCTTGGGGCCGAGGGTGACCTTGACGGCGTCAGCGAGCTGGTTCATGCCGCGCTCGAGACCGCGCCGGGCCTCCTCGTCGAACGCGATGATCTTGGCCATGTGAAGTGGTCCTCCCGGACATGGGGTGGATAACGCTCCAGGACCGCGCCGACGCCCGCGACGGACGGCCTCCGTAGCTCCGCGTGGTTCCTTGCCCCACCCGGCCGGCGGCCTCGTCTGCCCGATCCTCGTAGCACTCTCACCTTCCGAGTGCTAACGCCAATGATTAGCACTCGCCCTAGGAGAGTGCAAGCGACTCTCGATGATCGGGATGCGGGGCAGGGGGTGACGGAAGGGGCGCGCGAGGGGCGCGGGAGGGGTCCGGGAACGCACGAGGGGTCCGCATCCCCTCAGGGATGCGGACCCCTCGACGGCGTTGCGTCGGTGGCCGATCGCGCCGCGCTCAGACGGCGAGCTTGACCATGTCCGCCTGCGGACCCTTCTGGCCCTGCGAGATCTCGAACTCGACTCGCTGTCCCTCTTCGAGGCTGCGGTAGCCATCCATCTGGATCGCGCTGTAGTGGACGAAAACATCCGCACCACCGTCGACCGCGATGAAGCCGTAGCCCTTCTCCGCGTTGAACCACTTGACGGTGCCCTGAGCCATGCCTAACTCCCCTATTACTGTGGCCCTTGCGCGGGACCGCACTTCGCGGACCCGGGTCAGACCCTGCGCCGGAACGCGTCGACCGCCGCTGAATGTATCTGCCCAACTGCCCTCTGCAACAGGTCAATCGAGCGAGAATTCTGGGCGTCGCGGAAAGGCGAATTGGGGAGAATCCCTTGAGTTACGGGGCAAGTCGGGCCCGGCAAAGCGTGCAGAGGGTACACATCGCACACGCACTTTGGCTGCTTCTTGTCGTGCGGGGACGCATTCTCATATGCGCCCGGCATGAGCAGCGGAGGGGACTTCCCCAACTCTACCGCGCTCAACCATGCAGAATTGCCCCTTCCGCTTTATGACGCGGAAGGGGCAATTCAAGAAAGACGGGACAACCGGTGTGGCCGGAGCGACGGCTCAGCAGCCGCCGGCGACGGCCGGGATGATCGAGACGCCGGCGCCGGCCGGGGTGGCCGTCTCCAGGCCCTGCTCGAAGCGGACGTCGTCGTCGTTCACGTAGACGTTGACGAAGCGGCGCAGCTTGCCCTGGTCGTCCAGGACGCGGGCGGAGATGCCCGTGTGGTTCTTCTCCAGGTCCGCGATGACCTCGGCGAGGGTCGCGCCCTCGGCCTGGACCTCGGACCGACCGCCCGTGTAGGTGCGGAGGATGGTGGGGATGCGGACGTTCACGGCCATGTCTTCGTAACCTTTCAGAGGGCCAGGCCGGCGTCGCGGAACGCGTCGAGGCTCGGGCGGATGGTGGCGGTCGCCTGAGAGGTGTCGGCCACCGCGTCCAGGGTCTTGAGTCCGTCGCCGGTGTTGAGGACGACGGTGGTGAGGTTCGGGTCGATCAGCCCGTTCTCGACGAGCTTCTTCGCGACACCGACCGTCACGCCGCCCGCGGTCTCGGCGAAGATGCCCTCCGTCTCGGCGAGGAGCTTGATCGCGGCCACGACCTGCTCGTCGTCGACGTCCTCCACGGCGCCGCCGGTGCGGCGGGCGATGTCGAGGACGTACGGGCCGTCGGCCGGGTTGCCGATCGCGAGCGACTTGGCGATCGTGTTCGGCTTCTGGGGCCGTACGACGTCGTGCCCGGCCTTGAAGGCCACCGACACCGGGGAGCAGCCCTCGGCCTGGGCGCCGAAGATCTTGTACGGCTTGTCCTCGACGAGGCCGAGCTTGATGAGCTCCTGCAGACCCTTGTCGATCTTGGTGAGCTGGGAGCCGGAGGCGATCGGGATGACGAGCTGGTCGGGGATGACCCAGCCGAGCTGCTCGCAGATCTCGTACGCCAGCGTCTTGGAGCCCTCGCCGTAGTACGGGCGGAGGTTGACGTTGACGAAGCCCCAGCCCTCGCCCAGCGGGTCGCCGATGAGCTCGGAGCAGAAGCGGTTGACGTCGTCGTAGTTGCCCTCGATGGCGACGAGGTCACCGCCGTAGACACCGGCCATGACGACCTTGCCCTGCTCCAGGTCGTGCGGGATGAACACGCAGGAGCGGAAGCCGGCGCGGGCGGCGGCGGCGCCGACGGCGCCGGCCAGGTTGCCGGTGGAGGAGCAGGAGAGGGTGGTGAAGCCGAAGGCGCGGGCGGCCTCGATGGCCTGGGCGACGACCCGGTCCTTGAAGGAGTGGGTCGGGTTGCCCGAGTCGTCCTTGACGAAGAGCTTGCCGGGGGCGACGCCGATCTCGCGGGCGAGGTTGTCGGCCTGGACGAGCTTGGTCCAGCCCGGGTTCAGGTTCGGCTTGTCGGCGACGTCGGCGGGGACGGGCAGCAGGGGGGCGTAGCGCCAGATGTTGGCGGGGCCGGCCTCGATCTGCTTGCGCAGTGCCTCGGGGTCACCGGTGGGGAGGTCGTACGCGACTTCGAGCGGTCCGAAACAGAGTTCGCAGGCGAAGATCGGGCCGAGTGCGAACTTTTCACCGCATTCGCGACAGGAGAGCCCGGACGCGGGACCGAGGTCGACCGAAGTGGCGGGGGTAACAGTCTGTACAGCCATGGAGGCGAGGCCCTTTCTCCTCATCTTTCCCATGACGAATTTTTCGCCATGAGACGGATTTGGCACCTTCCCTAGCCGGGAGCCTCGCTGGAGGACGAGTAACCGACTGGAGGGTTGCCGGGGCTTCAACGGGCCGTTTCCCTCTGCCCCTCTGGATGAGCGGTATTCGATTGTGAAGCGCGGTGAACTTTCGTTCCTGCGCTCCGGCGCGGGCGGCACCCCGACGTGCATCGGGCATCCGCGTTGTTCAAGACTGTAACCGAAGGCCCGGACGCTTGGACCGGCCGTCCGAACCGCGAGATGGAGATCACGTGCTGGAAGAGGTGGAGCGCTGGCTGGACCGGCGGTCCTGGTCCGTGGAGGACCGGCCGCTGGAGCGAATCCTCGCCGCCAAGCGAAACACGAAGGTCAGCGTCGTCCTGCCGGCGCTGAACGAGGAGGCGACGGTCGGTGACATCGTCGCCGTGATCCGGCGCGAGCTGATGTCGGAGGCGGTGCCGCTCGTCGACGAGCTGGTGGTGATCGACTCGGGCTCCACGGACCGTACGGCGGAGGTGGCGGCGGCGGCCGGGGCGCGGGTGGTCGCGCGGGACGCGATACTCCCGCGGATACCGGCCGTGCCGGGCAAGGGCGAGGTGCTGTGGCGGTCACTGATGGTGACCACCGGGGACGTCGTGTGCTTCGTGGACGCCGACCTGCGGGACTTCTCCGCGGACTTCGTGACGGGGATCGTGGGCCCGCTGCTCACCGATCCGGACGTCGACTTCGTGAAGGCGATGTACGACCGTCCCTTCGGCCCCGAGTTCAACGGGCTCGCCTCCGGCAAGACCGCCGGCCAGGGCGGTCGGGTGACGGAGCTGGTGGCGCGCCCGCTGCTGAATCTGCACTGGCCGCAGCTGGCCGGCTTCGTGCAGCCGCTCGGCGGTGAGTACGCGGCCCGCCGCTCGCTGCTCGAACGGCTGCCCTTCCCGGTCGGTTACGGAGTGGAGCTGGGGCTGCTCGTGGACGCCCTGCACACGGTGGGTCTGGACGCGCTCGCACAGGTGGACGTGGGGGTGCGCAAGCACCGGCACCAGGACGGTCTCGCGCTGGGCCGGATGGCGGCGGCGATCTACCGGACGGCGCAGCTGCGGCTCTCGCGGGGCCATCTGGTGCGGCCGCGGCTGACCCAGTTCGAGCGGGGCGAGAAGGGCTTCGAGCCGCGGACGTACGACGTGGACACGGAGGAGCGGCCGCCGATGGCCGACATCGCGGAGTACGCGCACCGCCGCGTGGCCTGACCGGACGGCCTGACCGCATGGCCCGACCGCGTGGCGTAACGCCGCATGATGATCCGTTTTGCCTACATTGCCCTTTTATGCGCTTCAGACAACAACACCTGGGCAGGGTGCTCGCGGTCGTCGCGGCCGCAGGACTGGCGGCGGGCTCGCTCGCCTTCACCGCGGCGGGGCCGGCCGCGGCGGATGTGGTCGAGCCCTTCGGCAAGCGGTACGACGAGTCGCTGTACGGCGACTTCACCACGATCGGCAACACGGTGATGGGCTGCCCGGCCGCCCCCGCCGACCTGGCCGCCCGCTGTGCGACCGCGGCGAGCGGCCAGGGCTCGGACGACAACAACACCTTCGTGATGCGGCGGATCGACGCGGGCGGCACCGGCGGCGGATACGGCTCCAGTACCGGCCACGTGCGGATCCCGGCGGGCGCCGAGGTCGCATACGCCCGGCTCTTCTGGGGCGGCAACGACGGCACGTACAAGGGTCCGAGCGGGGCGCGGCTGAAGCGCTGCGACATCTCCGGCACGGATGTCGAGCCCTCGCCCGGCGACCCGACGACCACCACCCCGCTGATCAAGGTCGGCTCGGCCGCGGCTGCCCCGGTCTCGATCGACAGCATGGTCGCCGACCCGGCCGACACCAACGGCCCGCACTACTACACGGGC is part of the Streptomyces sp. NBC_00250 genome and harbors:
- a CDS encoding glucosyl-3-phosphoglycerate synthase, whose translation is MLEEVERWLDRRSWSVEDRPLERILAAKRNTKVSVVLPALNEEATVGDIVAVIRRELMSEAVPLVDELVVIDSGSTDRTAEVAAAAGARVVARDAILPRIPAVPGKGEVLWRSLMVTTGDVVCFVDADLRDFSADFVTGIVGPLLTDPDVDFVKAMYDRPFGPEFNGLASGKTAGQGGRVTELVARPLLNLHWPQLAGFVQPLGGEYAARRSLLERLPFPVGYGVELGLLVDALHTVGLDALAQVDVGVRKHRHQDGLALGRMAAAIYRTAQLRLSRGHLVRPRLTQFERGEKGFEPRTYDVDTEERPPMADIAEYAHRRVA